One genomic window of Branchiostoma floridae strain S238N-H82 chromosome 4, Bfl_VNyyK, whole genome shotgun sequence includes the following:
- the LOC118414603 gene encoding kelch repeat and BTB domain-containing protein 8-like isoform X1: protein MDVTNEVHSNSVLQELNEQRGRAELTDVVLEVEGRSFPCHRAVLASCSPYFRTMFTSGYAEAKQERISIQDVSGVTMATILDYAYTGRLQIDPDQVQAVMSAARLLQVDFVGRKAAEYMKDRLDVSNCVDVLMYADMLADCGLVEASKRYMASRFDQMATQSSFVQLPLNHLQSLLGRDDVMTNSEDNVVQAALRWVDFNQEERLQHLSTLCKSLRQSLISSKMDVEIQSKLVSTGSKLVYSDSTTQRLGQVRTELQVFIREGYSEDDSDECSTPCYDPSTGRLYAMNMPENLDSFSRSVTVTTDNELYMAVEIVTSRETGMDDRQKKFYQYNHLLNTWEPRCEMITPRASCGLVYLKGYIYAIGGDDTKETAERYDPRFDEWTSIPPLPQPMSSEFFAVTLNDSIYVINKKGCYSFSTTENKWSKIADMLQKTLRPQAVTYQGCIYCIDCKEDCGNNATSCVEVYNPKKDEWKRTGKGAFFFDTATLMKYGKTLYLLTEHNTDLDANDIEMDINHTTLLIHQYQPKTDTWQFLKEDRMVPPLARWLNSASKAECLTVRMIPMCLGDPKAYERDYRGLGDSSFVQSFGSSDNSDSDDLSDQEDSDEDDSDEDRQSGTDDADI from the exons ATGGACGTAACAAACGAAGTGCACTCTAACAGTGTTCTACAAGAGCTGAACGAACAGAGGGGGCGGGCAGAGCTGACTGACGTGGTTCTGGAGGTGGAAGGAAGAAG ttTCCCCTGCCATCGCGCTGTCCTGGCATCGTGCAGCCCCTACTTCCGTACCATGTTCACCAGCGGCTACGCGGAGGCCAAACAGGAGAGGATCAGCATCCAGGATGTGAGTggggtaaccatggcaaccattctGGACTACGCCTACACCGGCCGCCTTCAGATAGACCCAGACCAGGTCCAGGCTGTGATGTCTGCAGCCAGACTGCTGCAG GTGGATTTTGTAGGTCGTAAGGCAGCAGAATACATGAAGGACCGTCTGGACGTGTCCAACTGTGTGGATGTGTTGATGTATGCTGACATGCTGGCAGACTGTGGGCTAGTCGAGGCCAGTAAGAGGTACATGGCATCCAG GTTTGACCAGATGGCTACACAATCATCATTTGTCCAGTTGCCTCTGAACCACCTCCAGTCATTGCTTGGCAGGGATGATGTAATGACCAACTCAGAAGACAACGTTGTGCAAGCTGCTTTGAGATGGGTCGACTTCAACCAAGAAGAGCGTTTGCAGCACCTTTCTACCCTTTGCAAATCATTGCGACAGTCCCTTATCAGCTCAAAAATGGATGTTGAAATTCAGAGTAAGTTAGTGTCTACAGGCAGCAAGTTAGTTTATAGTGACAGTACAACCCAGCGGCTGGGACAGGTGCGAACTGAACTGCAGGTTTTCATAAGAGAAGGTTACTCGGAGGATGATTCTGATGAATGTTCTACTCCTTGCTATGACCCTTCCACAGGTCGACTGTATGCAATGAATATGCCTGAGAACCTGGACAGCTTCTCTAGATCTGTGACAGTAACTACTGATAATGAGCTGTACATGGCAGTTGAAATTGTTACTAGTAGAGAAACTGGTATGGATGACAGACAGAAGAAATTTTACCAGTACAACCACCTCCTGAACACCTGGGAACCAAGGTGTGAGATGATTACACCCAGAGCCAG CTGTGGTCTGGTGTATCTGAAGGGGTACATTTATGCCATTGGTGGTGATGACACCAAGGAAACTGCAGAGAGATACGATCCTCGCTTTGATGAGTGGACGTCCATACCACCCCTCCCTCAGCCCATGTCCTCGGAATTCTTTGCAGTGACTCTCAATGACAGCATCTATGTCATAAATAAGAAAGGCTGCTACAGCTTCAGTACCACAGAGAACAAGTGGAGTAAGATAGCAGACATGCTTCAGAAAACACTGCGTCCTCAGGCTGTCACCTATCAGGGATGCATCTACTGTATAGACTGCAAAGAAGACTGTGGAAACAATGCCACTAGTTGTGTAGAGGTGTACAACCCTAAAAAAGATGAGTGGAAGAGGACAGGAAAAGGTGCTTTTTTCTTTGACACAGCAACCCTGATGAAGTATGGAAAGACTCTGTATCTCCTCACCGAACACAATACCGACTTGGACGCAAATGATATTGAAATGGACATTAATCACACAACACTTCTCATTCACCAGTACCAGCCAAAGACAGACACCTGGCAGTTTCTAAAGGAAGACAGGATGGTTCCCCCCTTGGCACGGTGGCTGAATTCCGCAAGTAAGGCAGAGTGCCTGACGGTAAGGATGATCCCAATGTGCCTTGGGGATCCAAAGGCATACGAGCGCGATTATCGTGGTTTAGGTGACTCCAGTTTCGTACAGTCCTTCGGAAGCTCAGACAACAGTGACAGTGATGACCTATCGGACCAAGAGGACAGTGATGAGGATGATTCTGATGAAGACAGACAGAGTGGAACTGATGATGCAGACATCTGA
- the LOC118414603 gene encoding kelch repeat and BTB domain-containing protein 8-like isoform X2: MFTSGYAEAKQERISIQDVSGVTMATILDYAYTGRLQIDPDQVQAVMSAARLLQVDFVGRKAAEYMKDRLDVSNCVDVLMYADMLADCGLVEASKRYMASRFDQMATQSSFVQLPLNHLQSLLGRDDVMTNSEDNVVQAALRWVDFNQEERLQHLSTLCKSLRQSLISSKMDVEIQSKLVSTGSKLVYSDSTTQRLGQVRTELQVFIREGYSEDDSDECSTPCYDPSTGRLYAMNMPENLDSFSRSVTVTTDNELYMAVEIVTSRETGMDDRQKKFYQYNHLLNTWEPRCEMITPRASCGLVYLKGYIYAIGGDDTKETAERYDPRFDEWTSIPPLPQPMSSEFFAVTLNDSIYVINKKGCYSFSTTENKWSKIADMLQKTLRPQAVTYQGCIYCIDCKEDCGNNATSCVEVYNPKKDEWKRTGKGAFFFDTATLMKYGKTLYLLTEHNTDLDANDIEMDINHTTLLIHQYQPKTDTWQFLKEDRMVPPLARWLNSASKAECLTVRMIPMCLGDPKAYERDYRGLGDSSFVQSFGSSDNSDSDDLSDQEDSDEDDSDEDRQSGTDDADI; the protein is encoded by the exons ATGTTCACCAGCGGCTACGCGGAGGCCAAACAGGAGAGGATCAGCATCCAGGATGTGAGTggggtaaccatggcaaccattctGGACTACGCCTACACCGGCCGCCTTCAGATAGACCCAGACCAGGTCCAGGCTGTGATGTCTGCAGCCAGACTGCTGCAG GTGGATTTTGTAGGTCGTAAGGCAGCAGAATACATGAAGGACCGTCTGGACGTGTCCAACTGTGTGGATGTGTTGATGTATGCTGACATGCTGGCAGACTGTGGGCTAGTCGAGGCCAGTAAGAGGTACATGGCATCCAG GTTTGACCAGATGGCTACACAATCATCATTTGTCCAGTTGCCTCTGAACCACCTCCAGTCATTGCTTGGCAGGGATGATGTAATGACCAACTCAGAAGACAACGTTGTGCAAGCTGCTTTGAGATGGGTCGACTTCAACCAAGAAGAGCGTTTGCAGCACCTTTCTACCCTTTGCAAATCATTGCGACAGTCCCTTATCAGCTCAAAAATGGATGTTGAAATTCAGAGTAAGTTAGTGTCTACAGGCAGCAAGTTAGTTTATAGTGACAGTACAACCCAGCGGCTGGGACAGGTGCGAACTGAACTGCAGGTTTTCATAAGAGAAGGTTACTCGGAGGATGATTCTGATGAATGTTCTACTCCTTGCTATGACCCTTCCACAGGTCGACTGTATGCAATGAATATGCCTGAGAACCTGGACAGCTTCTCTAGATCTGTGACAGTAACTACTGATAATGAGCTGTACATGGCAGTTGAAATTGTTACTAGTAGAGAAACTGGTATGGATGACAGACAGAAGAAATTTTACCAGTACAACCACCTCCTGAACACCTGGGAACCAAGGTGTGAGATGATTACACCCAGAGCCAG CTGTGGTCTGGTGTATCTGAAGGGGTACATTTATGCCATTGGTGGTGATGACACCAAGGAAACTGCAGAGAGATACGATCCTCGCTTTGATGAGTGGACGTCCATACCACCCCTCCCTCAGCCCATGTCCTCGGAATTCTTTGCAGTGACTCTCAATGACAGCATCTATGTCATAAATAAGAAAGGCTGCTACAGCTTCAGTACCACAGAGAACAAGTGGAGTAAGATAGCAGACATGCTTCAGAAAACACTGCGTCCTCAGGCTGTCACCTATCAGGGATGCATCTACTGTATAGACTGCAAAGAAGACTGTGGAAACAATGCCACTAGTTGTGTAGAGGTGTACAACCCTAAAAAAGATGAGTGGAAGAGGACAGGAAAAGGTGCTTTTTTCTTTGACACAGCAACCCTGATGAAGTATGGAAAGACTCTGTATCTCCTCACCGAACACAATACCGACTTGGACGCAAATGATATTGAAATGGACATTAATCACACAACACTTCTCATTCACCAGTACCAGCCAAAGACAGACACCTGGCAGTTTCTAAAGGAAGACAGGATGGTTCCCCCCTTGGCACGGTGGCTGAATTCCGCAAGTAAGGCAGAGTGCCTGACGGTAAGGATGATCCCAATGTGCCTTGGGGATCCAAAGGCATACGAGCGCGATTATCGTGGTTTAGGTGACTCCAGTTTCGTACAGTCCTTCGGAAGCTCAGACAACAGTGACAGTGATGACCTATCGGACCAAGAGGACAGTGATGAGGATGATTCTGATGAAGACAGACAGAGTGGAACTGATGATGCAGACATCTGA